A single region of the Lotus japonicus ecotype B-129 chromosome 4, LjGifu_v1.2 genome encodes:
- the LOC130711952 gene encoding probable aquaporin PIP1-2: MEKEEDVKVGANKFSERQPLGTAAQSDNKDYKEPPPAPFFEPGELKSWSFYRAGIAEFIATFLFLYITILTVMGVNRSPNKCSSVGIQGIAWSFGGMIFALVYCTAGISGGHINPAVTFGLFLARKLSLTRALFYIVMQCLGAICGAGVVKGFEGNARYELFKGGANFVNPGYTKGDGLGAEIVGTFVLVYTVFSATDAKRNARDSHVPILAPLPIGFAVFLVHLATIPITGTGINPARSLGAALIFNRDLAWDGHWIFWVGPFIGAALAAVYHQIVIRAIPFKTRA, from the exons ATGGAGAAGGAGGAAGATGTTAAGGTTGGAGCAAACAAATTCTCAGAAAGACAACCATTAGGGACAGCAGCACAGAGTGACAACAAGGATTACAAGGAGCCACCCCCAGCTCCATTTTTTGAGCCAGGGGAGCTCAAGTCATGGTCTTTTTACAGAGCTGGCATTGCTGAGTTCATAGCCACCTTCTTGTTCCTCTACATTACCATCTTAACTGTCATGGGTGTCAACAGGTCACCCAACAAGTGTTCCTCTGTTGGCATTCAGGGCATTGCTTGGTCTTTTGGTGGCATGATCTTTGCCCTTGTCTACTGCACTGCTGGAATTTCAG GTGGACACATAAACCCAGCTGTGACCTTTGGTCTCTTTCTGGCTAGGAAGCTCTCCCTCACAAGAGCACTGTTCTACATTGTGATGCAATGCCTTGGAGCTATCTGTGGTGCTGGTGTGGTGAAGGGGTTTGAGGGTAATGCTAGGTATGAGTTGTTCAAAGGTGGAGCTAATTTTGTGAATCCTGGATATACCAAGGGTGATGGACTTGGAGCTGAGATTGTTGGCACCTTTGTTCTTGTCTACACCGTTTTCTCTGCCACTGATGCCAAGAGAAACGCTAGAGACTCTCATGTTCCt ATTTTGGCTCCCCTTCCCATTGGGTTTGCTGTGTTCTTGGTCCACTTGGCCACCATTCCCATCACAGGAACTGGAATTAACCCAGCTAGGAGTCTTGGAGCTGCTTTAATCTTCAACAGGGACTTGGCATGGGATGGCCAT TGGATTTTCTGGGTTGGACCTTTCATTGGAGCTGCCCTTGCTGCTGTGTATCACCAGATAGTAATCCGAGCCATTCCTTTCAAGACAAGGGCTTGA
- the LOC130714498 gene encoding transcription factor EGL1 — MVPENMKKQLALALRSIQWSYAIFWSDSPNQPGVLSWGEGYYNGDIKTRKTSQGVELSSDQIGFHRSEQLRELFKSLKTAETNPQTKRPSASLSPEDLTDTEWYYLVCMSFVFNIGQGLPGRVVASGQPIWMTNAHSTDCKLFSRCLLAKSASIQTVVCFPFMEGVIELGTTDHVSEDLHLIERIKTSFLNILHANDPLKSGATSKAREEESVACVAAFDHNAYNAELIPEVGYGIINTTTSPDGSSNALQANQPPDETFMVDRINRGSTSQFQSWQVVDDELSNCVHNSVNSSDCISQTFASPEKIGSAPNVENLSDLQKCNNQKMTLVDPLSDDWHYQKVLSALLKNSDQLNIGMHFQNFYQESIFSIWKKGGPMDCQRPRVGASQNLLKKVLFEVPRMHLDGLLESQEENDYKEGTRLEADENGMNHVLSERRRRAKLNERFLTLRSMVPSNIKDDKVSILDDAIEYFRSLEKRIRELEAQRDITNVETRAKSSPQDMVERTSDHYSNKINNGKKSVVKKRKICDMEKTNSDALKVSSTNDVTITMNDNDVVIEITCSPRAGRLMEIMEALNSLNIYFKSVQSTEADGHLYLTIKSKLTGPTNATAKRIKQALQKVVLKS, encoded by the exons ATGGTGCCTGAAAACATGAAAAAACAACTTGCTTTGGCTCTGAGAAGCATCCAGTGGAGCTATGCAATCTTCTGGTCTGATTCACCTAACCAACCCGG GGTCTTGAGCTGGGGTGAAGGGTATTACAATGGAGACATTAAGACAAGGAAGACAAGTCAAGGAGTAGAACTGAGTTCTGATCAAATAGGCTTCCACAGGAGTGAGCAACTAAGAGAGCTGTTCAAGTCCCTCAAAACTGCAGAGACCAACCCACAAACAAAAAGGCCTTCAGCTTCACTATCCCCTGAAGATCTCACTGATACAGAATGGTATTATTTGGTTTGTATGTCATTTGTATTCAACATTGGCCAAGG GTTACCAGGAAGAGTTGTAGCCAGTGGCCAACCCATTTGGATGACCAATGCTCATTCCACTGATTGCAAACTTTTTAGTCGCTGTCTGCTGGCAAAG AGTGCATCCATTCAG ACAGTGGTGTGTTTTCCTTTTATGGAAGGGGTCATTGAGCTAGGCACAACAGATCAT GTCTCAGAAGATCTCCATCTCATTGAACGGATCAAAACTTCTTTCTTGAACATTCTGCATGCTAATGATCCTTTAAAGTCCGGAGCCACATCAAAAGCGAGAGAGGAGGAAAGTGTTGCTTGTGTTGCAGCATTTGATCACAATGCTTACAATGCTGAATTAATTCCAGAAGTTGGGTATGGCATAATCAACACAACAACCTCTCCTGATGGAAGTTCTAATGCTTTACAAGCCAACCAACCACCAGATGAAACATTCATGGTTGATAGGATAAACCGTGGCAGCACGTCTCAATTCCAAAGCTGGCAAGTTGTTGATGATGAACTAAGCAACTGTGTCCACAACTCCGTGAATTCTAGTGACTGCATATCACAAACTTTTGCCAGCCCTGAGAAGATTGGTTCTGCTCCTAATGTTGAAAACCTTTCTGACCTTCAAAAGTGCAATAACCAAAAAATGACCTTAGTGGATCCTCTAAGTGATGATTGGCATTACCAAAAAGTTCTTTCTGCCCTTTTAAAAAACTCAGACCAGTTAAACATTGGGATGCATTTTCAGAACTTTTATCAGGAGTCAATCTTTTCCATTTGGAAGAAAGGAGGGCCTATGGATTGCCAAAGGCCAAGAGTAGGAGCCTCACAAAACTTGTTGAAGAAAGTGCTGTTTGAAGTTCCTAGGATGCACTTGGATGGATTGCTTGAGTCTCAAGAAGAGAATGACTATAAAGAGGGAACAAGACTAGAGGCTGATGAAAATGGCATGAACCATGTTTTgtcagaaagaagaagaagagcaaAACTAAATGAAAGGTTTTTAACACTTAGATCAATGGTCCCTTCAAATATCAAG GATGACAAAGTTTCTATACTAGATGATGCAATTGAATACTTTAGAAGCCTCGAGAAAAGGATAAGAGAGTTAGAAGCTCAAAGGGACATAACTAATGTAGAAACTAGAGCTAAGAGTTCACCTCAAGATATGGTGGAGAGAACTTCTGATCATTATTCCAACAAAATTAACAATGGCAAGAAATCAGTggtgaaaaagagaaaaatttgTGACATGGAGAAGACTAATTCAGATGCTCTGAAAGTTAGTTCTACTAATGACGTTACTATCACTATGAATGATAATGATGTTGTAATTGAAATTACATGTTCTCCTAGAGCAGGAAGACTAATGGAAATTATGGAAGCACTTAACAGTCTCAATATATATTTCAAATCAGTTCAGTCAACAGAAGCTGATGGGCATCTTTATCTGACCATTAAATCTAAG TTAACAGGACCAACTAATGCAACAGCAAAAAGGATCAAACAAGCACTCCAAAAAGTGGTTTTGAAAAGTTGA
- the LOC130713956 gene encoding uncharacterized protein LOC130713956: MEPKAVKSDLVLILDFGSQYTHLITRRIRSLSVFSLCISGTSSLSAISELNPSVVILSGGPHSVHTPDSPSFPDGFLDWARTNGVAVLGICYGLQLLVQRLGGDVRVGHTQEYGRMEITVEHPSALFPSYKVGHKQVVWMSHGDEAAALPPGFNVVARSQQGSVAAIENPSSKFYGLQYHPEVTHTPEGMETLRHFLFEVCGVAAGWKMEDLLEEEVKVINNTVGPDEHVICALSGGVDSTVAATLVHRAIGDRLHCVFVDNGLLRYKEQERVMETFEKDLHLPVVCVDAANQFLSELKGVTDPEQKRKIIGKEFIAIFDAFAHELEQKIGKKPTYLVQGTLYPDVIESCPPPGSGRTHSHTIKSHHNVGGLPKDMKLKLIEPLKLLFKDEVRQLGKILDVPEGFLKRHPFPGPGLAVRVLGDVTQGNALDILRQVDEIFIQSIKEAGLYDSIWQAFAVFLPVRSVGVQGDQRTHSHVVALRAVTSQDGMTADWYNFEHKFLDDVARKICNGVRGVNRVVQDITSKPPSTIEWE, translated from the exons ATGGAACCCAAAGCCGTGAAATCCGACCTCGTTCTCATCCTCGACTTCGGTTCCCAATACACTCACCTCATCACTCGCCGCATCCGATCCCTCTCCGTCTTCTCCCTCTGCATCTCCGGCACCTCCTCCCTCTCCGCCATCTCCGAACTCAACCCCTCCGTCGTCATCCTCTCCGGCGGCCCCCACTCCGTCCACACTCCCGACTCCCCTTCCTTCCCTGACGGCTTCCTCGACTGGGCCCGCACCAACGGCGTCGCTGTCCTCGGTATCTGCTACGGCCTGCAGCTTCTCGTCCAGCGCCTCGGCGGCGATGTCCGCGTCGGACACACGCAGGAGTATGGTCGTATGGAGATCACTGTTGAGCACCCCTCGGCTCTGTTCCCCTCCTACAAGGTTGGCCATAAGCAAGTTGTTTGGATGAGCCATGGTGATGAAGCCGCTGCTCTTCCTCCTGGTTTCAATGTTGTTGCCCGGAGTCAGCAAGGCTCCGTCGCCGCCATCGAAAACCCTTCCTCCAAGTTCTATGGCCTGCAGTACCACCCTGAG GTGACTCATACGCCGGAAGGAATGGAGACCTTGCGGCATTTTCTGTTTGAAGTTTGTGGGGTGGCAGCAGGGTGGAAGATGGAGGATTTGTTGGAGGAAGAGGTGAAGGTGATTAACAACACGGTGGGGCCTGATGAGCATGTTATTTGTGCCTTGTCTGGTGGTGTGGATTCCACTGTTGCTGCTACTCTTGTCCATAGAGCCATTGGAGATAGGCTTCATTGTGTTTTTGTAGACAATGGCTTGCTCAG gTATAAGGAGCAGGAACGTGTGATGGAGACTTTTGAAAAGGATCTTCATTTACCGGTTGTGTGTGTTGATGCTGCAAATCAATTTCTTTCAGAGCTGAAAGGTGTGACGGATCCTgagcagaagaggaagattatTGGGAAGGAGTTTATCGCCATCTTTGATGCTTTTGCTCATGAGCTGGAGCAGAAAATAGGGAAGAAACCTACTTACTTGGTTCAGGGGACATTGTACCCAGATGTGATTGAGTCCTGCCCGCCACCTGGAAGTGGGAGGACCCATTCCCATACCATCAAGAGCCACCATAATGTTGGAGGTCTTCCAAAGGACATGAAATTGAAGCTTATTGAACCGCTTAAGCTTCTGTTCAAGGATGAG GTTCGTCAATTAGGAAAGATCTTGGATGTTCCTGAGGGCTTTCTGAAACGCCATCCATTCCCTGGGCCAGGTCTTGCAGTAAGAGTTTTGGGTGATGTGACCCAAGGAAATGCCTTAGATATCCTTAGACAG GTTGATGAGATTTTCATTCAGTCAATCAAGGAAGCTGGCCTTTATGATTCAATATGGCAAGCCTTTGCAGTTTTCTTGCCGGTGCGATCTGTTGGAGTTCAAGGTGATCAAAGAACACACTCCCATGTTGTTGCTCTCAGAGCTGTTACAAGTCAAGATGGCATGACTGCAGACTG GTATAACTTTGAGCACAAGTTCCTTGATGATGTTGCACGCAAGATCTGTAATGGTGTCCGTGGTGTGAACCGTGTCGTGCAAGACATTACATCAAAGCCTCCATCAACAATTGAATGGGAATAA
- the LOC130711377 gene encoding short-chain dehydrogenase TIC 32, chloroplastic, translating into MWSFGWKGPSGFSASSTADQVTQGIDGTGLTAIITGASSGLGLETTRILALRGVHVVMAVRNVSTGMDVKETMLKEIPAAKIDVMELDLSSMASVRKFAADFNSSGLPLNILINNAGVMATPFMLSQDNIELQFATNHLGHFLLTNLLLETMKKTVRECNREGRIVILSSEAHRFPYQGGICFDKINDESGYSSYFAYGQSKLANILHANELARRLKEEGVDITVNSLHPGSIITNILRHHGYVNAVANMVGKYFLKNVQQGAATQCYVALHPQVKGISGEYFMDSNTASPTNLAKDSELAKKLWEFSLSLTNPK; encoded by the exons ATGTGGAGTTTTGGTTGGAAGGGGCCATCGGGATTCTCAGCCTCTTCCACAGCAGATCAAGTCACTCAAGGGATCGATGGAACTGGTCTCACTGCCATCATCACAG GAGCATCAAGTGGTCTTGGTTTGGAAACCACCCGGATTCTCGCATTGCGCGGTGTCCATGTTGTTATGGCAGTGAGGAATGTGAGCACTGGTATGGATGTTAAAGAAACAATGCTTAAGGAGATTCCCGCCGCGAAAATTGATGTTATGGAGTTAGATCTTAGTTCTATGGCGTCGGTGAGGAAATTTGCCGCAGATTTTAATTCATCTGGTCTTCCTCTCAATATTCTTAT tAACAATGCAGGGGTGATGGCAACTCCATTCATGCTTTCCCAAGACAACATTGAATTGCAGTTTGCAACCAATCATTTAG GTCATTTTCTCTTGACAAACCTTCTGTTAGAAACTATGAAAAAAACTGTACGGGAATGCAACCGGGAGGGAAGGATAGTTATTCTATCATCAGAGGCTCACAGATTTCCATATCAAGGAGGGATTTGTTTTGATAAGATCAATGATGAATCAGG ATACAGCAGTTATTTTGCTTATGGACAATCAAAGCTTGCTAATATTTTGCATGCAAATGAGCTTGCAAGGCGTTTGAAG GAAGAAGGAGTGGATATAACAGTCAATTCCCTTCATCCGGGGTCAATTATTACAAACATTTTGCGACACCATGGTTATGTTAATG CCGTTGCTAATATGGTGGGCAAGTACTTCCTTAAAAATGTGCAACAG GGAGCTGCAACTCAATGTTATGTGGCCTTGCATCCACAAGTCAAGGGAATATCTGGTGAATACTTCATGGATAGCAATACGGCAAGCCCTACCAATCTGGCTAAAGATTCCGAGCTAGCAAAAAAGCTATGGGAATTCAGCTTAAGCTTGACTAATCCAAAGTAG
- the LOC130710974 gene encoding UDP-N-acetylmuramoyl-L-alanyl-D-glutamate--2,6-diaminopimelate ligase MurE homolog, chloroplastic — protein MALPFLTLPSFFHTSNSITATFAPPSTRFRSHSYRLRPPGATGADGIFYPNPSDDDPPEAPEDSAHGFSKFQQIHIQADRARQIQEEDFKKNQSTFLAAIADVEDAPDIPSTLDSGADDLFGEIDKAIALKRKEFVKQGLLQPNPAKPLIPDVADELQPDELADVEEIDQLRDLAAAATSDEPPGDFVGEGDDSSLKADSPFELDFESYGKSKARIVEPKFRMSLAELLDESKVVPVSVYGNLEVEITGIQHDSRLVTSGNLFVCCVKNDGHVLLSEADKRGAVAVVASKEIDIEDTLGCKALVIVEDTNAVLAALAASFYRYPSKNMAVIGIAGTYGKTTTTYLIKSMYEAMGLRTGMFNSIACYVHGDNQLDLEAVDETLDAVLVQNLMAKMLHNGTEAVVAEASSHGLAEGKYDEVDFDIAVFTNMAEEADRDENAKLFSRMVDPDRHRKVVNIDDPNAPSFVSLGSPDVPVVTFALENKDADVHPLKFELSLFETQVLVNTPTGILEISSGLLGRHNVYNILAAVAVGIAVGAPLEDIVRGIEEVDAVPGRCELIDEEQAYGVIVDYARTPDALSRLLDSVRELGPRRIITVIGCCGEDDRGKRPLMTKIATDKSEVTMLTSDNSKSEDPLDILDDMLAGVGWTMQEYLKYGENDYYPPLPNGHRLFLHDIRRVAVRAAVAMGEEGDVVVIAGKGHETYEIAGEKRDFFDDREECREALQYVDELHQAGIDTSEFPWRLPESH, from the exons ATGGCGTTGCCATTTCTTACTCTTCCATCCTTTTTTCACACCTCCAATTCCATAACTGCAACCTTCGCTCCTCCTTCCACACGCTTCCGTTCACACTCCTACCGCCTCCGACCTCCGGGAGCCACCGGCGCCGACGGCATATTCTACCCCAACCCCTCCGACGACGACCCACCGGAAGCCCCTGAGGATTCCGCCCACGGCTTCTCCAAATTCCAGCAAATCCACATCCAAGCTGACCGCGCCCGCCAAATCCAGGAGGAAGATTTCAAGAAGAATCAGTCCACCTTCCTCGCCGCCATCGCCGACGTCGAAGACGCCCCTGACATCCCTTCCACTCTCGACTCCGGTGCCGACGACTTGTTCGGCGAGATCGATAAGGCTATTGCGCTTAAACGCAAGGAGTTCGTCAAGCAGGGCCTTCTCCAGCCCAATCCCGCCAAACCACTTATCCCCGACGTCGCCGATGAGCTTCAGCCTGACGAGCTCGCCGACGTGGAGGAAATTGACCAGCTCCGTGACCTTGCGGCAGCGGCAACCTCCGACGAGCCGCCGGGAGATTTCGTCGGCGAAGGAGATGATTCATCTCTGAAAGCTGATTCTCCGTTTGAGTTGGATTTTGAGAGTTATGGGAAGAGTAAGGCTAGGATTGTGGAACCGAAGTTTAGGATGAGTTTGGCTGAGCTTTTGGATGAGAGCAAAGTGGTGCCAGTGTCTGTGTATGGAAATTTGGAGGTTGAGATAACTGGGATTCAGCATGATTCTAGGCTTGTCACTTCTGGTAACTTGTTTGTGTGCTGTGTGAAAAACGATGGGCACGTGTTATTGAGTGAGGCGGATAAGCGAGgtgctgttgctgttgttgcGAGTAAAGAGATTGATATTGAAGACACTTTGGGTTGTAAGGCTTTGGTGATTGTGGAAGATACCAATGCGGTTCTTGCTGCGTTGGCTGCGTCGTTTTATCGGTATCCTTCGAAGAACATGGCTGTTATTGGGATAGCTGGGACTTATGGCAAAACAACCACCACCTATTTGATAAAAAGCATGTATGAAGCAATGGGGCTGCGGACGGGGATGTTCAATTCAATCGCTTGTTATGTCCATGGGGATAATCAGTTGGATTTGGAAGCGGTTGATGAGACCCTGGATGCTGTTTTGGTTCAGAATTTGATGGCGAAGATGCTTCACAATGGAACTGAAGCGGTGGTCGCGGAGGCCTCTTCTCATGGACTGGCTGAGGGAAAGTATGACGAGGTTGATTTTGATATTGCGGTTTTTACGAATATGGCTGAGGAGGCAGATAGAGATGAGAATGCTAAGCTGTTCTCGAGGATGGTGGATCCTGACCGGCACAGGAAAGTTGTTAACATTGATGATCCGAATGCGCCTTCCTTCGTTTCATTGGGGAGCCCGGATGTTCCTGTTGTGACATTCGCGTTGGAGAATAAGGATGCAGATGTTCATCCCTTGAAGTTTGAACTCTCCCTGTTTGAGACTCAGGTGTTGGTTAACACACCCACCGGGATCCTGGAAATTTCATCGGGTTTGCTTGGAAGACACAATGTGTACAACATTCTTGCTGCTGTGGCAGTTGGCATTGCCGTCGGGGCACCCTTAGAGGACATTGTTAGAGGGATTGAAGAGGTTGATGCAGTTCCTGGTAGGTGTGAGTTGATTGATGAGGAACAAGCATATGGGGTAATTGTGGACTATGCTCGAACTCCTGATGCCTTGTCTAGATTGCTTGATTCTGTAAGAGAGCTTGGACCTCGCAGGATTATAACTG TTATCGGTTGCTGTGGCGAGGATGATAGGGGGAAGAGACCCTTGATGACCAAGATAGCAACAGACAAAAGTGAAGTGACCATGCTGACATCTGACAATTCCAAGAGTGAAGATCCAT TGGATATTTTGGATGATATGTTGGCTGGGGTAGGATGGACAATGCAGGAGTACCTGAAATATGGAGAGAATGACTACTACCCTCCTCTTCCTAATGGTCATAGGCTTTTTCTCCATGACATTAGGAGGGTAGCTGTGCGAGCTGCTGTTGCAATGGGAGAGGAAGGTGATGTTGTT GTGATCGCTGGCAAAGGCCATGAAACATATGAAATAGCAGGTGAGAAGAGGGATTTCTTTGATGACAGAGAAGAGTGCAGGGAGGCATTGCAATATGTTGATGAGCTTCACCAAGCTGGAATAGATACAAGTGAATTTCCATGGCG GTTACCGGAGAGCCACTGA